One region of Termitidicoccus mucosus genomic DNA includes:
- a CDS encoding rhamnogalacturonan acetylesterase, with protein sequence MNTRFRLCFAALKTILALAVCLPLASLAFAAKSEPVWRFHLGPGAAPSGWTKVAAGAKYDDGAGFGFESTDGLMQVDHGAGFTTADRPFYFSVALPEGNYRVAVTLGDADGESDTTVKAELRRLMLSNVTTTRGEIVRREFVVNLRRPSIPGASGNERKNVALKPREQKEEWWAWDEKLTLEFNGSRPCVSAIEITPADRVPTVFLLGDSTVCDQPREPFASWGQMLTIFFEPSIAIANHGESGESYHGALAAGRLAKVLSVARPGDTVLMQYGHNDMKVVDVPTYKANIKKFVEAFRERKISVVLVTPPHRRTFDKDGRITNSHKGYPDAVREVAREEKLPLIDLLEMTRAFYEAMGPEASGAAFKPGDGTHHNAYGAYELAKCIVEGIRAARLPVAKHIIDGLPRFDPAHPDAPGSVKIPPSATSPGDTPDGS encoded by the coding sequence ATGAATACCCGTTTCCGCCTGTGCTTCGCCGCACTTAAAACCATCCTTGCGCTGGCCGTGTGCCTGCCGCTTGCGTCCCTCGCTTTCGCCGCGAAATCCGAACCGGTCTGGCGGTTCCACCTCGGCCCCGGCGCCGCGCCGTCCGGCTGGACCAAGGTCGCCGCAGGCGCCAAATACGACGACGGTGCCGGCTTCGGCTTCGAGTCCACCGACGGCCTCATGCAGGTTGACCACGGCGCGGGCTTCACCACCGCCGACCGCCCTTTTTATTTCTCGGTCGCGCTGCCCGAGGGCAACTATCGCGTCGCCGTCACGCTCGGCGATGCCGACGGAGAATCCGACACCACGGTGAAGGCCGAGTTGCGGCGCCTGATGTTGTCCAACGTCACCACGACGCGCGGCGAAATTGTCCGGCGCGAATTTGTCGTCAACCTCCGTCGCCCCTCCATCCCGGGCGCGTCGGGCAACGAAAGGAAAAACGTCGCGCTCAAGCCCCGCGAGCAAAAGGAGGAATGGTGGGCCTGGGATGAAAAACTCACGCTGGAGTTCAACGGCTCCCGCCCCTGCGTGTCCGCCATCGAGATCACGCCCGCCGACCGCGTGCCGACGGTGTTTCTCCTGGGCGATTCCACCGTGTGCGACCAGCCGCGCGAGCCGTTCGCGAGTTGGGGCCAGATGCTCACGATTTTCTTCGAGCCTTCCATCGCCATCGCCAACCACGGCGAGTCCGGCGAGTCCTATCACGGCGCGCTTGCGGCCGGACGTCTCGCGAAAGTGCTCAGCGTGGCGCGCCCCGGCGACACCGTGCTCATGCAATACGGCCACAACGACATGAAGGTCGTCGATGTCCCGACCTACAAAGCCAACATCAAGAAATTCGTGGAGGCTTTTCGGGAGAGAAAAATTTCCGTCGTGCTCGTCACGCCGCCGCACCGCCGCACCTTCGACAAGGACGGCCGCATCACGAACTCCCACAAAGGCTACCCCGACGCCGTCCGCGAAGTCGCGCGCGAGGAAAAACTCCCGCTCATCGACCTGCTCGAAATGACGCGCGCGTTTTACGAGGCGATGGGGCCGGAGGCCTCCGGCGCGGCCTTCAAGCCCGGCGACGGCACGCACCACAACGCCTACGGCGCCTACGAACTCGCGAAGTGCATCGTCGAGGGCATTCGCGCCGCCAGACTGCCGGTGGCGAAACATATCATCGACGGCCTCCCGCGTTTCGATCCCGCGCATCCCGACGCGCCCGGCTCCGTCAAAATCCCGCCCAGCGCCACCTCGCCCGGCGACACGCCGGACGGAAGCTGA
- a CDS encoding glycoside hydrolase family 43 protein, translated as MKHNSAFIAIPGLFAVLFAVGCTSRPSVRVAAAPQTAYLFTYFTGNSTDGLHLAWSRDGYKWEKLGGGRGYLKPGVGESKLMRDPCVVRGPDGVYHMVWTTAWDGRTIGYASTRDFMHWSEQRALPVMAGIDGTRNCWAPEIIYDDGQKNFLVFWSSTVEGRFPETAGASENSYNHRIYCTTTTDFQTLAPARVFYDPGFSVIDATLLRAFGKWHLVVKDETVNPPKKHLRIASGDHASGPFTVPPGPPVSRDWVEGPAIFRAGGDYLLYFDVYREKHYGALRSRDLQTWEDVTAQISMPAGARHGTVIEVPQSLVDNLIAAERIINRPPPNVSTLLP; from the coding sequence ATGAAACACAATTCTGCCTTCATCGCGATTCCGGGGCTCTTCGCGGTTCTATTTGCCGTCGGCTGCACTTCGCGTCCGTCCGTCCGGGTCGCCGCCGCTCCACAAACCGCCTACCTCTTTACTTACTTCACCGGCAACAGCACCGACGGCCTGCACCTTGCCTGGAGCCGCGACGGTTATAAATGGGAAAAACTCGGCGGTGGTCGCGGCTACTTGAAGCCGGGCGTCGGCGAATCCAAACTCATGCGCGATCCCTGCGTCGTGCGCGGCCCCGACGGCGTTTATCACATGGTATGGACGACCGCATGGGACGGACGGACGATCGGCTACGCGTCCACGCGTGATTTCATGCATTGGTCGGAACAGCGCGCCCTCCCGGTCATGGCCGGCATCGACGGCACCCGCAATTGCTGGGCGCCCGAAATCATTTACGACGACGGGCAAAAGAACTTCCTCGTCTTCTGGTCGTCCACCGTCGAAGGACGTTTCCCCGAGACCGCCGGCGCCTCGGAAAACAGTTACAATCATCGCATCTACTGCACGACCACGACCGACTTCCAAACCCTCGCGCCCGCCCGTGTCTTTTATGATCCCGGCTTCAGTGTCATCGACGCCACGCTCCTCCGCGCGTTTGGCAAGTGGCATCTCGTCGTGAAGGACGAGACCGTGAACCCGCCCAAAAAACACCTGCGCATTGCCTCCGGCGACCATGCCTCCGGCCCGTTCACCGTGCCGCCCGGGCCGCCGGTCTCGCGCGACTGGGTTGAGGGGCCGGCGATTTTCCGGGCGGGCGGCGATTACCTGCTCTATTTCGATGTGTATCGGGAAAAGCACTACGGCGCGCTGCGTTCGCGCGACCTGCAAACCTGGGAGGACGTCACCGCGCAAATCTCCATGCCCGCCGGCGCGCGCCACGGCACCGTCATCGAAGTCCCCCAATCGCTTGTCGACAACCTCATCGCCGCCGAACGCATCATAAACCGGCCGCCGCCCAACGTTTCGACACTGCTGCCTTAA